One window from the genome of Acidobacteriota bacterium encodes:
- the topA gene encoding type I DNA topoisomerase — protein MANSLVIVESPAKARTIERYLGPGYQVESSIGHIRDLPRSAAEVPQKYRGRPWARLGVDIEGGFDPLYVIPSEKRGQITKLRSALRGADELVLATDEDREGEAIAWHLQEVLRPKVPVRRMVFHEITKSAVEAALRDTREIDRRLVDAQEARRVLDRLYGYEVSPVLWKKVQPRLSAGRVQSVATRIVVERERERMAFVPADYWTVEAELETEDGEARRFSARVSALDGKALARGRDFDRNTGKLKTAARLLMEAEAKTLGRELPGTRPVVTKVREQPFTRRPYAPFITSTLQQEASRKLRFAAQRTMRVAQGLYENGYITYMRTDSTALSGQAIAAARRQIVELFGPEYAPEKPRFYARRANAQEAHEAIRPAGTNFRAPNQVRGSLDRDSFRLYELIWKRTLASQMKDAKGTSTTVLLSTSTPSTASVGLTASGRVLRFAGFLRVYVESRDDPKARAEDEERFLPALQEGQTVGLPGAEPKGHTTQPPARYTEASLVREMEEQGIGRPSTYAAILQTIVDRGYVWKKGSALVPTFLAFAVTRLLERHLGDLVDLDFTARMESDLDEIADGVREAEPWLRNFYYGREKGPGNDERRGLRSMVGEGVDSIDARAVCSLLLGQDDDGRDVVVRVGRYGTYLQAGDDGQRVSIGDDVPPDEVTLESAVELLRGASEQDGPLGNHPDTGEPIYVKTGRYGDYVQLGDSSSGAAGGKRSAKAAKPKMASLWPSMDRASLTLDEAVLVLSFPRELGRHPETGEPVSVQDGRFGPYVKSGKESRSLKGHEQLATVTLEQALGLLRQPKRGRGGSASVLRELGEHPESGLGISLKKGRFGPYVTDGQVNASVPKGRDAQEVDLKEALELLAAREARLKAQGKDPRAPKRRPGRKRRTTKRGSR, from the coding sequence ATGGCTAACTCGCTCGTCATCGTCGAATCGCCGGCCAAGGCCCGGACGATCGAGCGTTACCTGGGGCCCGGCTACCAGGTCGAGTCCTCGATCGGCCACATCCGGGACCTGCCGCGGAGCGCTGCCGAGGTGCCGCAGAAGTACCGTGGACGGCCCTGGGCGCGTCTCGGCGTCGATATCGAGGGCGGGTTCGATCCCCTCTACGTCATCCCGAGCGAGAAGCGGGGTCAGATCACGAAGCTCCGGAGCGCGCTGCGCGGCGCCGACGAACTGGTGCTCGCAACCGATGAGGATCGCGAGGGTGAGGCGATTGCGTGGCATCTGCAGGAAGTGCTGCGCCCCAAGGTGCCGGTTCGGCGGATGGTCTTCCACGAGATCACGAAGTCCGCCGTGGAGGCCGCGCTCCGGGACACCCGCGAGATCGACCGCCGTCTGGTCGACGCCCAGGAAGCGAGGCGGGTGCTCGACCGGCTCTATGGCTACGAGGTCTCTCCCGTCTTGTGGAAGAAGGTCCAGCCGCGGCTGTCGGCGGGCCGCGTCCAGTCGGTAGCGACCCGGATCGTCGTTGAGCGGGAGCGGGAGCGGATGGCCTTCGTGCCCGCCGACTACTGGACCGTTGAAGCGGAGCTCGAGACGGAGGACGGTGAGGCGAGGCGCTTCTCCGCGCGCGTTTCAGCGCTGGATGGCAAAGCGCTGGCGCGTGGACGGGACTTCGACCGGAACACGGGCAAGCTGAAGACGGCCGCCCGCCTGTTGATGGAAGCCGAGGCGAAGACGCTGGGACGCGAGTTGCCGGGAACCCGGCCGGTGGTGACGAAGGTCAGGGAACAACCGTTCACTCGCCGCCCCTACGCGCCCTTCATCACGTCGACCCTGCAACAGGAGGCCTCCAGGAAACTCCGGTTCGCGGCGCAGCGAACGATGAGAGTGGCTCAGGGACTGTACGAGAACGGGTACATCACCTACATGCGTACGGATTCGACCGCGCTCTCCGGCCAGGCGATTGCCGCCGCGCGCCGGCAGATCGTCGAACTCTTCGGGCCCGAGTACGCGCCGGAGAAGCCGCGCTTCTACGCCAGAAGGGCGAACGCCCAGGAGGCGCACGAAGCGATCCGGCCCGCGGGCACGAACTTCCGCGCGCCGAACCAGGTACGTGGATCCCTGGACCGGGACTCCTTCCGGCTCTATGAGTTGATCTGGAAGCGGACACTGGCGTCCCAGATGAAGGACGCGAAGGGGACGAGCACGACCGTCCTGCTTTCGACCTCCACGCCGTCGACGGCCTCGGTGGGGCTGACCGCTTCAGGCCGCGTGCTGCGGTTCGCCGGCTTCCTGCGGGTCTACGTCGAGAGTCGGGATGATCCGAAGGCGCGGGCCGAGGACGAAGAGCGTTTCCTGCCGGCGCTCCAGGAGGGCCAGACGGTCGGCCTTCCTGGCGCCGAGCCCAAGGGCCACACGACACAGCCACCGGCTCGCTACACCGAAGCCAGCCTCGTTCGTGAGATGGAGGAACAGGGAATCGGGCGGCCGTCCACCTACGCCGCGATCCTGCAGACGATTGTTGACCGCGGCTACGTGTGGAAGAAGGGATCGGCCCTGGTGCCGACCTTCCTCGCCTTCGCCGTCACCCGGCTGCTTGAGCGGCACCTCGGGGATCTCGTGGACCTGGATTTCACGGCCCGCATGGAGAGCGACCTCGACGAGATCGCGGACGGTGTCCGCGAGGCGGAGCCCTGGTTGCGCAACTTCTACTACGGCCGGGAGAAGGGACCGGGCAACGATGAACGGCGGGGTCTTCGGTCCATGGTGGGTGAGGGGGTGGACAGCATCGATGCCCGGGCAGTCTGTTCCCTGCTCCTGGGACAGGACGACGATGGGCGGGACGTGGTCGTTCGCGTCGGCCGCTACGGCACCTACCTGCAGGCAGGTGACGACGGTCAGCGGGTTTCGATCGGAGACGACGTGCCACCGGACGAGGTCACTCTCGAGAGCGCGGTGGAGTTGCTGCGTGGCGCCTCCGAGCAGGATGGTCCCCTCGGAAACCATCCGGACACGGGCGAACCGATCTACGTCAAGACGGGTCGCTACGGCGACTATGTCCAGCTGGGCGATTCGAGTTCGGGCGCGGCGGGCGGTAAGCGGTCAGCGAAAGCGGCCAAGCCCAAGATGGCCAGCCTGTGGCCGTCCATGGATCGCGCCAGCCTGACCTTGGACGAGGCCGTCCTGGTGCTTTCCTTTCCGCGTGAACTTGGTCGCCATCCGGAGACCGGCGAGCCGGTCTCCGTGCAGGATGGGCGCTTCGGTCCATACGTCAAGAGCGGCAAGGAAAGCCGTAGTCTCAAGGGCCACGAACAGTTGGCGACCGTCACCCTGGAGCAGGCGCTAGGGCTTCTGCGTCAGCCCAAACGCGGACGCGGCGGCTCCGCGTCGGTGCTTCGCGAGTTGGGCGAACACCCGGAGAGCGGCCTGGGAATCTCGCTGAAGAAGGGGCGTTTTGGCCCCTACGTGACGGACGGCCAGGTGAACGCATCGGTGCCCAAGGGTCGGGACGCGCAGGAAGTGGATCTGAAGGAGGCGCTCGAGTTGCTGGCGGCGCGGGAGGCCAGGCTCAAGGCCCAGGGCAAGGACCCGCGAGCGCCGAAGCGGCGGCCCGGCCGGAAGCGCCGCACGACGAAGAGGGGGTCACGCTAG
- the dapF gene encoding diaminopimelate epimerase — protein MTASEGTPFFLVSGAGNDFIALLDRETPPAETVRAWCRRGVSVGADGLFTLRRGTGGRYVLDYANADGARADLCLNAARCAARLAFEQEPSISRVEIGTAAGTLTAETVNDTSTAVLVPKPGPGHPVTLRANGEIYPCYRILVGVPHLVLWWPGDLEEAPVASLGPALRAHPDLGASGANVHFVDVDREDGFRIRSFERGVEAETLACGTGVVAAAGCAVAEGRLSLPLVAATRSGCELHLEEGPPEPAGAARWRLSGDARIVASGRIHDPATLLPSAP, from the coding sequence GTGACGGCCTCAGAGGGCACGCCGTTCTTTCTGGTCTCCGGCGCGGGCAACGACTTCATTGCCCTCCTGGACCGTGAGACGCCGCCGGCCGAGACGGTCCGGGCGTGGTGCCGGCGCGGCGTCTCAGTCGGCGCCGACGGCCTGTTCACCCTGCGCCGCGGAACGGGCGGACGCTACGTCCTCGACTACGCCAACGCCGACGGAGCCCGGGCGGACCTGTGCCTGAACGCGGCCCGCTGTGCCGCCCGACTCGCCTTCGAGCAGGAGCCGTCGATCTCCCGCGTTGAGATCGGGACGGCGGCAGGCACTCTGACAGCCGAGACCGTCAATGACACGAGCACCGCCGTCCTGGTACCCAAGCCGGGACCGGGACATCCGGTGACGCTGCGCGCGAACGGAGAGATCTACCCCTGCTACCGGATCCTCGTCGGCGTGCCTCACCTCGTCCTCTGGTGGCCGGGAGACCTGGAAGAGGCGCCGGTGGCGTCCCTCGGACCGGCCCTGCGCGCCCACCCGGACCTGGGCGCTTCGGGCGCGAACGTCCACTTCGTCGACGTCGATCGTGAGGACGGCTTCCGCATCCGGTCATTCGAGCGCGGAGTCGAAGCCGAGACCCTGGCCTGCGGCACGGGCGTCGTGGCCGCCGCCGGCTGCGCCGTGGCGGAAGGCCGCCTCTCTCTGCCCCTGGTCGCGGCCACCCGCAGCGGCTGCGAGCTCCATCTCGAGGAAGGCCCGCCGGAGCCGGCGGGCGCGGCGCGCTGGCGTCTTTCCGGGGACGCCAGGATCGTCGCTTCCGGCCGTATTCACGACCCGGCGACGCTGTTACCCTCCGCCCCATGA
- the hslV gene encoding ATP-dependent protease subunit HslV, whose product MTTILLVRRGDTTCMASDGQVTNGAANTVVKARARKVRRADRGRILVGFAGGGADALALFSRFEAKIEEYQGNFERAVVELAMDWRTDRALRRLEAQMIVADAHRSFLAMGNGDLLEPDTGMPLAIGSGGNYALAAAQALLSHTDLDAEQVAREAMRITADLCIYTNHEVTVERLDADGAAT is encoded by the coding sequence ATGACCACCATCCTGCTCGTACGCCGCGGTGATACGACGTGCATGGCCAGCGACGGCCAGGTGACGAACGGCGCCGCGAACACGGTGGTCAAGGCGCGCGCCCGCAAGGTCCGACGCGCCGACCGTGGCCGGATTCTCGTCGGATTCGCCGGCGGCGGCGCCGACGCCCTGGCCCTGTTCTCGCGCTTCGAGGCCAAGATCGAGGAATACCAGGGCAACTTCGAGCGCGCGGTCGTCGAACTGGCGATGGACTGGCGAACCGATCGCGCGCTCCGTCGACTCGAGGCCCAGATGATCGTCGCCGACGCGCACAGGAGTTTCCTGGCAATGGGTAACGGCGACCTCCTCGAACCCGATACGGGAATGCCGCTGGCCATCGGTTCGGGCGGCAACTACGCGCTCGCCGCCGCCCAGGCACTACTCAGCCACACCGACCTCGACGCGGAACAGGTCGCCCGCGAAGCGATGCGGATCACCGCCGACCTGTGCATCTACACGAACCACGAAGTCACCGTGGAGCGCCTCGACGCGGACGGGGCGGCCACATGA
- the trmFO gene encoding methylenetetrahydrofolate--tRNA-(uracil(54)-C(5))-methyltransferase (FADH(2)-oxidizing) TrmFO has product MTAPVVVVGGGLAGSECAFQLASRGRPVTLYEMRPQRSTPAHAGSDLAELVCSNSLRSDDPHHAAGLLKREMERFDSLVIAAARRNAVPAGGALAVDRAAFAADITEAIESHPGIELKREELTALPAARECDCVIATGPLTSEALEQQIEELIGTDHLYFYDAIAPIVTGDSLDHDRLFRASRYGKGGDDYLNCPLDETEYRTFHRELLEANTIELRDFERPLFFEGCLPIEELARRGEDTLRFGPMKPVGLTTPAGNRPHAVVQLRQEDLARSQYNLVGFQSRMTWPEQRRVLRTLPGLERARFVRYGQVHRNTFVNAPLHLDRWYRFARRPHLRLAGQLTGVEGYLESAAPGLVVALYLVLQAGGRQPPPLPDATALGALARHLTESNPKRYQPTNINYGLLEPLRERVPRRDRRAAYVARAQQALNTWLDSMAIAGTIPWSPPFSKPGPEARSSATVRSPS; this is encoded by the coding sequence ATGACCGCGCCCGTCGTAGTCGTTGGCGGCGGGCTCGCCGGCAGCGAGTGTGCGTTCCAACTCGCCTCCCGGGGCCGCCCCGTCACCCTGTACGAGATGCGGCCGCAGCGCTCGACGCCGGCCCACGCCGGCAGCGATCTCGCTGAACTGGTGTGCTCGAACTCGCTTCGGAGCGATGACCCTCACCATGCCGCCGGTCTGCTGAAACGGGAAATGGAGCGCTTCGATTCCCTGGTCATCGCCGCCGCGAGGAGGAACGCGGTTCCGGCCGGCGGCGCGCTCGCCGTGGACCGGGCCGCGTTCGCCGCCGACATCACCGAGGCGATCGAATCCCACCCGGGCATCGAACTCAAACGCGAGGAACTGACCGCGCTCCCCGCTGCGCGGGAATGCGACTGCGTCATCGCCACCGGGCCACTGACATCGGAGGCACTCGAACAGCAGATCGAGGAACTGATCGGTACGGACCATCTCTACTTCTACGACGCGATCGCTCCGATCGTCACCGGAGACAGCCTCGACCACGACCGGTTGTTCCGGGCATCCCGCTACGGCAAGGGGGGCGACGACTACCTCAACTGCCCGCTCGACGAGACGGAGTACCGGACCTTCCACCGCGAACTGCTCGAGGCCAACACGATCGAGCTGCGTGACTTCGAGCGGCCCCTGTTCTTCGAGGGTTGCCTGCCGATCGAGGAACTGGCCCGCCGCGGCGAGGACACCCTGCGCTTCGGACCGATGAAGCCTGTTGGCCTCACGACACCTGCCGGCAACCGCCCCCACGCGGTCGTCCAGCTCCGGCAGGAGGACCTCGCCCGCAGCCAGTACAACCTGGTCGGCTTTCAGTCGCGGATGACCTGGCCCGAGCAGCGCCGGGTGCTGCGCACGCTGCCGGGTCTCGAGCGTGCCCGGTTCGTCCGCTACGGACAGGTTCACCGCAACACGTTCGTCAACGCCCCGCTGCACCTCGATCGCTGGTACCGCTTCGCGCGGCGACCGCATCTGCGTCTGGCCGGTCAGTTGACCGGCGTCGAGGGCTACCTCGAATCCGCGGCCCCGGGACTCGTCGTCGCCCTCTACCTCGTGCTCCAGGCGGGTGGCCGGCAACCGCCTCCGCTACCCGATGCGACCGCCCTGGGAGCTCTGGCCCGGCACCTGACCGAGTCGAATCCAAAGCGCTACCAGCCGACGAACATCAACTACGGACTGCTCGAGCCTCTGCGCGAGCGCGTCCCCCGACGCGACCGGCGAGCCGCCTATGTCGCCCGCGCCCAGCAGGCCCTGAACACCTGGCTCGATAGCATGGCCATCGCCGGAACAATCCCATGGAGCCCCCCGTTCAGCAAGCCAGGACCAGAGGCACGGTCGAGCGCCACGGTGCGCTCGCCGAGTTGA
- the hslU gene encoding ATP-dependent protease ATPase subunit HslU — MTLQPAKSAQFVENLTPREIVAALDRHVIGQKDAKRAVAIAMRNRWRRQQVDPETAEDIAPKNILMMGPTGVGKTEIARRLARLARAPFLKIEASKFTEVGYVGRDVESIVRDLMELAVAMVGEEKRAAVAEEAASRADERLLQLLVPEAPQPTGDAKDPDAPTAPSETRERFRQWLDDGRLDHRMIEIEVDDASHQQFEMFTPQGVEAVGINLKEMLPGLFGKRKRQMVEVREAREILRRQEAEALIDRQDITQEAKLRVEQAGIVFLDEIDKIAGKGGGHGPDVSREGVQRDLLPIVEGTTVTTKHGPVKTDHVLFIGAGAFHVAKPSDMIPELQGRFPIRVELGALGEAEFVRILTEPDSALTTQYRALLGAEGLDLSFRDDAVKEVARLAVQVNSQTENIGARRLATLMERLLEEVSFEAPDMAGVTLEVDAAYVTRALADIVEDRDLSRYVL; from the coding sequence ATGACCCTCCAGCCGGCGAAGAGCGCCCAGTTCGTCGAGAATCTGACGCCGCGGGAGATCGTCGCGGCCCTCGACCGGCACGTCATCGGCCAGAAGGACGCGAAACGCGCGGTGGCGATTGCCATGCGGAACCGCTGGCGACGGCAACAAGTCGATCCGGAAACCGCCGAGGACATCGCGCCCAAGAACATCCTGATGATGGGCCCGACCGGCGTGGGCAAGACGGAGATCGCGCGCCGGCTGGCCAGACTCGCGCGGGCGCCCTTCCTCAAGATCGAGGCCAGCAAGTTCACCGAGGTCGGATACGTCGGCCGCGACGTCGAGTCGATCGTCCGCGACCTGATGGAGCTCGCGGTGGCGATGGTCGGGGAGGAGAAACGGGCCGCAGTGGCAGAGGAAGCCGCGTCGAGAGCCGATGAGCGGCTGCTCCAGCTCCTGGTTCCCGAGGCGCCCCAGCCCACCGGCGACGCGAAGGACCCGGACGCCCCTACCGCACCGAGCGAGACCCGGGAACGATTCCGCCAATGGCTCGATGATGGACGCCTGGACCACCGGATGATCGAGATCGAGGTCGATGACGCATCCCACCAGCAATTCGAGATGTTCACCCCCCAAGGCGTCGAGGCGGTGGGAATCAACCTGAAGGAGATGCTCCCCGGCCTGTTCGGCAAGCGCAAGCGACAGATGGTCGAGGTGAGGGAAGCTCGGGAGATCCTGCGCCGACAGGAGGCGGAGGCGCTGATCGATCGCCAGGACATCACCCAGGAGGCCAAACTCCGCGTGGAGCAGGCCGGAATCGTTTTTCTCGATGAGATCGACAAGATCGCCGGCAAGGGCGGCGGCCACGGTCCCGACGTGTCGAGGGAAGGCGTGCAGCGCGATCTCCTGCCGATCGTCGAGGGGACCACGGTGACGACCAAGCACGGCCCGGTCAAGACGGACCATGTGCTCTTCATCGGCGCCGGCGCCTTCCATGTGGCCAAGCCGTCCGACATGATCCCCGAACTCCAGGGGCGTTTTCCGATCCGCGTCGAGCTCGGCGCCCTGGGCGAAGCCGAATTCGTCCGTATCCTGACCGAGCCGGACAGCGCCCTGACCACGCAGTACCGCGCCCTCCTCGGCGCCGAAGGCCTGGACCTTTCCTTCCGCGACGATGCGGTGAAGGAGGTCGCCCGCCTCGCGGTGCAGGTCAACTCCCAGACCGAGAACATCGGCGCCCGGCGTCTGGCCACGCTGATGGAGCGTCTGCTGGAAGAAGTCTCCTTCGAAGCGCCCGACATGGCGGGCGTCACGCTGGAAGTCGACGCCGCCTATGTCACCCGCGCTCTGGCCGACATCGTGGAAGACCGGGACCTCAGCCGCTATGTCCTCTGA
- a CDS encoding thioredoxin family protein, with the protein MKLRIAHTTKALVLKAAAAGVLAACGAASAQDDLRGFQLDGGYQLFLQGRESAGSQLYLSRTAGAFLVIADDLSSPVLISLRNQAVYKVQLLKISPAGEDTLDLLPGALFGTPAPFRQTPTGVEFIVDDVRAQLRQRPSLAGEATLEALYDHDPGYRRSANAYETDAAVVAELAELGAGVEVRTVFGTWCEVCERFMPRGLKVHEQLQESPLRFSYYGLGDDDPWGDAEVDRLGVKELPTAIVYRDGKEIGRYAGGQGWTRPEISLRNILRENP; encoded by the coding sequence ATGAAACTACGTATCGCCCACACGACCAAGGCGCTCGTGCTCAAGGCAGCGGCCGCCGGCGTCCTCGCGGCGTGCGGTGCCGCCTCGGCCCAGGACGATCTGCGTGGCTTCCAACTCGACGGCGGCTACCAGCTCTTTCTGCAGGGGCGCGAGTCGGCAGGCTCGCAGCTCTATCTCTCACGAACCGCGGGCGCCTTCCTGGTGATCGCGGACGACCTGTCCTCGCCGGTGCTCATCAGCCTGCGCAATCAGGCCGTCTACAAGGTGCAACTGCTCAAGATCTCACCCGCGGGCGAGGACACTCTCGACCTGCTGCCCGGCGCGCTGTTCGGCACGCCTGCTCCCTTCCGGCAAACCCCCACGGGCGTCGAGTTCATCGTTGACGACGTCCGCGCCCAGCTTCGGCAGCGACCCTCGCTGGCCGGCGAAGCGACACTCGAGGCCCTTTACGACCACGACCCCGGCTATCGCCGCTCCGCGAACGCCTACGAGACCGATGCTGCGGTCGTGGCCGAGCTAGCCGAACTCGGCGCCGGTGTCGAGGTCCGCACTGTCTTCGGTACGTGGTGCGAGGTCTGCGAGCGTTTCATGCCGCGCGGCCTCAAGGTCCACGAACAACTCCAGGAGTCGCCGCTCCGGTTCAGCTACTACGGCCTCGGAGACGACGACCCCTGGGGCGATGCCGAAGTGGACCGCCTCGGCGTCAAGGAACTCCCCACCGCGATCGTCTACCGCGACGGCAAGGAGATCGGACGCTATGCCGGAGGTCAGGGCTGGACCAGGCCCGAGATCTCGCTACGCAACATTCTGCGGGAGAATCCGTGA
- the xerC gene encoding tyrosine recombinase XerC — MEPPVQQARTRGTVERHGALAELIADFLEHLALERNCSEHTVRAYGRDLAAFADFRSAGGSRDADLEDIDQLLVRSFVASLNQRRLSRRTQGRHLSAMRGLFRYACLAGRMQSNPADSVPTPKVEKTLPRHLRPGEIDALLEAPAGRAGALGLRDRALLELLYASGLRVGELVALNWRDIDLGARVLRVVGKGDRERMTPFGEPAEKALHQWRGVWEEVFRNPPAGTDQDDPVFLNQNGSRLSARSVRRIIDRYVAETAQAQGAHPHALRHSFATHLLESGADLRSIQELLGHASLSTTQRYMHVDTGRLLKVYRETHPRAKGG, encoded by the coding sequence ATGGAGCCCCCCGTTCAGCAAGCCAGGACCAGAGGCACGGTCGAGCGCCACGGTGCGCTCGCCGAGTTGATCGCGGACTTCCTGGAGCACCTGGCCTTGGAGCGCAACTGTTCGGAACACACGGTACGCGCCTACGGTCGCGACCTCGCGGCCTTCGCGGACTTTCGCTCCGCAGGGGGCAGCCGCGATGCCGATCTCGAAGACATCGACCAACTCCTGGTCCGATCGTTCGTCGCATCCCTCAACCAGCGCCGGCTTTCACGCCGGACCCAGGGCCGCCACCTGTCGGCGATGCGCGGTCTGTTCCGCTACGCCTGTCTCGCCGGCCGCATGCAGTCGAACCCGGCGGACTCGGTGCCGACCCCGAAGGTCGAGAAGACCCTCCCCCGCCACCTCCGGCCCGGCGAGATCGACGCCCTGCTCGAGGCGCCCGCGGGACGCGCCGGCGCGCTCGGGCTGAGGGACCGCGCACTCCTGGAGTTGCTCTACGCCTCCGGCCTGCGGGTCGGCGAACTCGTCGCCCTGAACTGGCGCGACATCGACCTCGGCGCCAGGGTGCTGCGGGTCGTCGGCAAGGGCGACCGCGAACGGATGACGCCGTTCGGAGAGCCGGCCGAGAAGGCGCTCCATCAGTGGCGGGGCGTGTGGGAAGAGGTGTTTCGCAATCCCCCCGCCGGCACCGACCAGGACGATCCCGTGTTCCTGAACCAGAACGGAAGCCGACTGAGCGCACGCTCCGTTCGCCGCATCATCGACCGCTACGTGGCGGAAACGGCGCAGGCGCAGGGCGCCCATCCGCACGCCCTTCGCCACAGTTTCGCCACCCACCTGCTCGAATCAGGCGCCGACCTGCGTTCGATCCAGGAACTGCTCGGCCACGCTTCCCTCTCGACCACCCAACGCTACATGCACGTGGACACGGGACGCCTGCTCAAGGTCTACCGGGAAACCCATCCCCGCGCAAAGGGCGGCTGA
- the tyrS gene encoding tyrosine--tRNA ligase — protein sequence MSSFPPVEEQMELLLRGAVDVVEEDALRQRLEQSRLENQPLLVKTGFDPTAPDLHLGHAVLLRKMAHFQQLGHRVLFLVGDFTAMIGDPTGKKATRPQLSRDEVLANAATYQEQAWKVLDRKRTEILHNSKWLAELGAEGLIRLAGSYTLARMMEREDFRARFENHEPISIHELLYPLTQGYDSVVLEADVELGGHDQLLNLLVGRDLMRARGLDPQVALTVPLLVGTDGAQKMSKSLGNAIAFEDTPREMFGRTMSIPDDLMWDWRLLLTDLDEVEIDRQKCAVLDGRASPRDLKADLAHDLVARFHGREAADTARSEFDRMFRGGGVPDEIETRLVPAGLRLFALLADYGLAGSRAEARRLIQQGAVSLDGDKVRDPHLSLEEGTQCLVKVGKRRFLQVEVT from the coding sequence ATGAGCAGCTTCCCGCCGGTCGAAGAGCAGATGGAGCTGCTCCTCCGAGGCGCCGTCGACGTGGTCGAGGAGGACGCTCTGCGCCAGCGCCTCGAGCAATCACGGCTCGAGAATCAGCCGCTGCTGGTCAAGACCGGCTTCGATCCGACCGCACCCGATCTGCACCTGGGGCACGCCGTCCTTCTGCGCAAGATGGCGCACTTCCAGCAGCTCGGTCACCGGGTCCTGTTCCTGGTCGGCGACTTCACCGCGATGATCGGCGATCCCACGGGCAAGAAGGCCACCCGGCCCCAGCTCTCGCGCGACGAGGTCCTGGCCAACGCCGCGACCTACCAGGAGCAGGCCTGGAAGGTGCTCGACCGGAAACGTACCGAGATCCTGCACAACAGCAAGTGGCTCGCGGAACTCGGCGCGGAAGGCCTCATCCGGCTGGCGGGTTCCTACACTCTCGCCCGCATGATGGAGCGCGAGGACTTCCGGGCGAGGTTCGAGAACCACGAGCCGATTTCGATTCACGAACTCCTCTACCCGCTGACCCAGGGATACGACTCCGTGGTCCTTGAAGCCGACGTCGAGCTTGGCGGACACGACCAACTACTCAACCTTCTGGTCGGCCGAGATCTGATGCGCGCACGCGGCCTCGATCCGCAGGTCGCGCTCACCGTTCCGCTCCTCGTCGGGACCGACGGCGCGCAGAAGATGTCGAAGAGTCTGGGCAACGCGATCGCCTTCGAGGACACGCCCCGCGAGATGTTCGGCCGCACGATGTCGATCCCGGACGACCTGATGTGGGACTGGCGGCTTCTCCTGACCGACCTGGACGAGGTCGAGATCGACCGCCAGAAGTGCGCGGTGCTCGACGGTCGGGCAAGCCCGCGCGATCTCAAGGCCGACCTGGCCCACGACCTGGTGGCACGCTTCCACGGCCGCGAGGCCGCCGACACGGCCCGCTCCGAGTTCGACCGCATGTTCCGGGGCGGAGGCGTGCCGGACGAAATCGAGACCCGCCTCGTTCCCGCCGGCTTGCGACTCTTTGCCCTGCTCGCCGACTACGGCCTCGCCGGGAGCCGGGCGGAGGCTCGCCGGCTGATCCAGCAGGGGGCGGTGTCCCTGGACGGCGACAAGGTCCGCGACCCGCACCTAAGCCTCGAGGAAGGAACGCAGTGCCTGGTCAAGGTGGGCAAGCGCCGCTTTCTCCAGGTAGAGGTCACCTGA